A segment of the Dokdonella sp. genome:
TCTTTCCCGCTCTGGCCCGGATGTTTCCGTGCAAGGCCATCGCGGCTGTAGCCGTGCCCACCGGGACCGCTACATGCGGAATACGCCGAACCGTCCCGGTTCGATCGGTGCGTTGAGGCTGGCAGAGATGGCGAGTCCGAGCACGCGGCGGGTGTCGGCGGGGTCGATGACGCCGTCGTCCCACAGGCGCGCGCTGGCGTAGTACGGGTGGCCCTGGGCCTCGTACTGCTCGCGGATCGGTGCCTTGAAGGCGGCTTCGTCCTCGGCGCTCCAGGTCTTGCCGGCGGCTTCAAGGCCGTCGCGACGCACGGTGGCGAGCACGCTGGCGGCCTGTTCGCCACCCATCACACTGATGCGCGCGTTCGGCCACATCCAAAGGAAACGTGCGCCGTAGGCGCGGCCGCACATGGCGTAGTTGCCGGCGCCGAAGCTGCCGCCGGTGACGACGGTGAACTTTGGCACATGCGAGCAGGCTACCGCGGTCACCATCTTGGCTCCGTCCTTGGCGATGCCCGCGTTCTCGTATTTCCTGCCGACCATGAACCCGGTGATGTTCTGCAGGAATACCAACGGCACGTTGCGCTGATTGCACAGTTCGATGAAGTGCGCGCCCTTGAGCGCACTCTCGGCGAACAGGATGCCGTTGTTGGCGACGATGCCGACCGGGTAGCCGTGGATGTGGGCGAAGCCGGTGACCAGGGTCTTGGCGTAGCGCGCCTTGAACTCGTCGAAGTCGGAGCCGTCGACGATGCGCGCGATCAGTTCGCGGATATCGAACGGGATGCGCGTGTCGCGCGGCACGATGCCGTAGATCTCCTCGGCGGCGTACAGCGGTTCGCGCGGCTCGGCGACGGCCAGCGGCACGCGCTTGACGCGGTTGAGGTTGCCGACCACGTCGCGGGCGATGGCAAGCGCATGCGCGTCGTCCTCGGCAAAATGATCGGCGACGCCCGAGATTGATGTGTGCACGTCGGCGCCGCCGAGCGATTCGGCATCGACGATTTCGCCGGTGGCAGCCTTTACCAGTGGCGGGCCGCCAAGGAAGATCGTGCCCTGTTCACGCACGATGATCGTCTCGTCGCTCATCGCCGGCACATAGGCGCCGCCAGCCGTGCACGAGCCCATGACCACGGCGATCTGGGCGATACCCAGCGCGCTCATGCGCGCCTGGTTGTAGAAGATGCGGCCGAAGTGCTCCTTGTCCGGGAACACTTCGTCCTGGAGCGGCAGGAACGCGCCGCCCGAATCGACCAGATAGACGCAGGGCAGGCGGTTCTCCAGGGCGACTTCCTGCGCGCGCAGGTGCTTCTTCACCGTCATCGGGAAATAGGTGCCGCCCTTGACCGTGGCGTCGTTGGCGACGACGACGACCTCGATGCCGCGCACGCGGCCGATGCCGGTGACGAGACCGGCGCCCGGCGCGGCATTGTCGTACATGCCGTGCGCGGCCAGCGGTGACAGTTCGAGGAATGGTGAACCGGGATCGAGCAGGGCACGGATGCGCTCGCGCGGCAGCAGCTTGCCTCGCTCGGTGTGCTTTGCCCGTGCCTGCTCGCCGCCGCCGAGCGCGTTGCGTGCGGTCTGTGCGTGCAGGTCATCGACCGCTGCGCGCAACTGTGCGGCATTGGCCTGGAAGGCGGGGTCACGCGGATCGATCTGGCTGGTGATGACCGTCATTGCTGCGCGCTTCGGTGCGTTGGGATCGGCGTGAATATGTGTGCGGGAGCACACCCCCGGATCGAGTCCGGGGCAAGCTCCATGCGTGATTGGCGCACCACGAAAAGAACGATCGCGCACAGGGTGCGCTCCTGCGTGCATTGCGGCGGACACCGGGCGAAACAGGCCCGGTGTCCTGGCCTGATCGGCGATCAGTCCTTCTTCAGTTCTTCCTTGGCCGCTTCCTTGGCGGCCTTCGCCGTTTCGGCGATGTCGTGGCCGACTTCCTTGGCGCCTTCCTTCACTTCGTGGCCGGCCGCCTTGGCGGCATCCCAGGCTTCCTTGGTCGCTTCCTTGGTGGCGTCGACGGCAGCGGCGGCCTTCTGGGCGGTCGAGTCGGCAGCCTTGGATACCTGCTCGCCGGCATCCGCTGCAGCTTCCTTGGTCGCCTCGACTGCATCACCCGCGGCCGCAGCGGTGGCATCAGCCGCCTTCTGCACGGCTTCCGCCGCCTTGTCCGCGGCTTCCTTGGTCGCCGCAGCGGCGTCCTGGGCCGCCTTCGCCGTGGCGTCGGCGGCATCCTGTGCGCGCTTCTGCGCATCGTTGCCGCAGGCGGCGAGGGCGGTGGTAAGGGCGGCGGCGAGCAGGATCTTGGTCAGCTTCATGGGAATTCCCCTCAGGGTAGATGGCGACGATCTTCAAGGGCAGGCGGCTCGTCGCGATGGCCGCCGCCCGTAACGTGCAACGAAACAGGGACAGCGCCGCGGCCCGCAATGGCCGCAGCGGAACCGGGGATCAGGCCAGCTCGACCGCGATCGCCGTGGCTTCGCCGCCGCCGATGCACAGCGAGGCGATGCCGCGCTTGCCGCCGCGCGCCTTGAGCGCGTGCAGCAGGGTGACGACGATGCGCGTGCCGGAAGCGCCGATCGGATGGCCGAGCGCGGTGGCGCCGCCATTGACGTTGATCTTCTCGTGCGGCACCCCGAGCTCCTTCATCGGTGCCATGGCGACCACCGAGAATGCCTCGTTGACCTCGAACAGGTCGACGTCCTCGACCTTCCAGCCGGTCTTGGCCAGCAGGTTGCGGATCGCGCTGACCGGCGCGGTGGTGAACCATTCCGGCTCCTGCGCATGGGTCGAGTGAGCGACGATGCGCGCGAGCGGCTTGATGCCGCGCTTTGCCGCCTCGTCAGCCGACATCAGCACGGTGGCGGCGGCGCCGTCGGAAATGCTCGACGAGCTGGCAGCGGTGACCGTGCCGTCCTTGCGGAACGCGCCCTTGAGGGTGGGGATCTTGGCGATGTCGGACTTGCCGGGTTGCTCGTCCGTGGCGAACTCGACCTCGCCCTTGCGCGTGGCAACCTTGACCGGAACGATTTCCTCGGCGAACGCGCCGGAGGCGATCGCGGCCTGCGCGCGCTTGACCGATTCGATCGTGTAGGCGTCCTGCGCCTCGCGCGTGAAGCCGAGCTTGTCGGCGGTCGCCTCGGCGAACACGCCCATCGACTGGCCGTCGTAGGGATTGGTCAGGCCGTCCCAGGCCATGTGGTCGACCAGTTTGGCGTCGCCGTAGCGCAGGCCCGGGCGCGCCGAGACCATGTGCGGCGCATTGGTCATCGATTCCATGCCGCCGGCGACGACGATGCTGGCCGAGCCGGCCTTGATGAGGTCGTGGCCGAGCATGATCGCCTTCATGCCGGAGCCGCACACCTTGTTGATCGTGGTGCAGGCGGCCGATTTCGAAAGACCGGCGGCGATCGCGGCCTGGCGGGCCGGCGCCTGGCCGAGATTGGCCGGCAGCACGCAGCCCATGATGACTTCGCTGACATCGGCGGCGGGCACGCCGGCCTGGTCGAGCGCGGCCTTGATCGCAGCCGCACCGAGGGTGGTCGTCGGCACGCCGGTGAACTGGCCGAGCATGGAACCGATCGCGGTGCGACGCGCACCGACGATGACGATATCGGACATGGCAAACCTCCAGGAACGCGAGCGGTTGCCGGCCGTAGCCGGCGCGGGAAAACCCGGATTATGCCACGCTGGCCGCTACGATCTCGCTGCCCCCGGGAGTGGGGCCGGGTGGGCATGGCGGATTGCTCCACGCGGCCTGCGTTTGCATGATCGGGCGATGTTCGCCGCCAGCGCATCCCCGATCCGCCTGACTGCCCGCCAGGCTCGCCTCGTCCACCTGGCGGCACAGGGGTTGCTCGCCCGGCCACCGGCGCGGCCGACCCGTGACGACGCGCTGGCCGCGATCGCGCGCATGCAGCTGCTGCAGATCGACACGATCCACGTCGTCGCGCGCAGCCCCTACCTTGTGCTGTTCTCGCGGCTCGGCGCATATCCGTCGGAATGGCTGGAACACCTGCTCTCCGATGGCGCGATCTTCGAGGCCTGGGCGCACGAGGCCTGCTTCGTGCCGGGCAGAGACCATGCCCTGCACCGCGCCCACCGCGAGGCCGAGGCGCGCACGCCCCACTGGTCGGACCGGAACGCCCTGCGCATGCATGCGCAGCAACGCGCCGGCATGGACAGGCTGCTCGCACACATCCGCGAACACGGCGCGGTCAAGGCGGCCGACTTCGAGCGGCGCGGCCCGAAGTCGGCCTCGGGCTGGTGGGAATGGAAGGACGAGAAGCGCTGGCTCGAGGCGCTGTTCGCGCGCGGCGAACTGATGGTCGCACGGCGCGAGCGCTTCCAGCGCGTCTACGACCTCGCCGAGCGCGTGATCGCGCGTCTGCCGGCGCAGGCATCATTCGACACCGACGTCTCGCGGGAACTCGTGCTGCGTTCGGTGCGCGCACTCGGCATCGCCCAGGCACGCTGGATCGCCGACTATTTCCGCACCGGCCGCAAGCATCGCGACGAGGATCTCGACGCGCTGGTCGACAGCGGCGAGCTCGTGCGCATCGCCGTCGATGGCTGGAAGGCCATCGGCTACGTGCATTGCGAGACCTTGCCGCTGGTCGAGGCGGCGCGTGCCGGTCGCCTGCGGCCGACCCACACGACCCTGCTGTCGCCGTTCGACCCGGTGGTCTGGCACCGCGAACGCGCCAGCACGATGTTCGGATTCGATTACACGTTGGAGTGCTACACACCGGCGCCACGGCGGCACTACGGCTATTTCGTCCTGCCAATCCTGCACCGTGGCGCACTGGTCGGCCGCCTCGACGCCAAGGCGCATCGCGCCGAAGGCTTGTTCGAGGTACATGTCGTGCATCTCGAGCCCGGCGTCGAAGCCGACATCGCTCTTGCCCGACCGATCGCCGCTGCGATCCGTGCCTGCGCCGACTGGCACGGCACGCCGCGCGTGAAGATCACCCGCAGCGATCCGCGCGCATTCGCGCCGCTGCTGCGCTCCGCCCTCTAGGAAACGGCCTTGGCCACGATGCCTTTGCATTGCGAGATTGCAGAGCCAGAGCATCGCGACCGGCTTTCAACAGCCGAGGCGCTTTCCAACAGCCGAATGGCTGGTCATGGCTGGTCAGTCGCTCCCGCAAAAGAATGATGATCTTCAGTGGGAGCGGTTTCAGCCGCGATTGAAGGAGGTGACTTCCACCATCGTCGTGGCGTGCATCGCCGCGCTCCCCGTTACCATCACGATATCGCTCCCAGAGATCGTGCCCATGGACCACGCCCACGGCATCACCCGCATCGACACCGGCTTCTTCCGCGACGACTTCGACGCGGCCTGGCTGATCGTTGAGGACGGCCGCGCGGCTTTCGTCGATACCGGCATCAATGCCTCGCTGCCGCGACTGCTCGGTGCGCTCGAAGCGAAGGGGCTCGGCGTCGAGGCGGTCGACTGGGTGATCCCGACGCATGTGCATCTCGACCATGCTGGCGGCGCCGGCCAGCTCATGCGTCGCCTGCCGAATGCACGCCTCGTCATCCATCCGCGTGGCGCGC
Coding sequences within it:
- a CDS encoding carboxyl transferase domain-containing protein; translated protein: MTVITSQIDPRDPAFQANAAQLRAAVDDLHAQTARNALGGGEQARAKHTERGKLLPRERIRALLDPGSPFLELSPLAAHGMYDNAAPGAGLVTGIGRVRGIEVVVVANDATVKGGTYFPMTVKKHLRAQEVALENRLPCVYLVDSGGAFLPLQDEVFPDKEHFGRIFYNQARMSALGIAQIAVVMGSCTAGGAYVPAMSDETIIVREQGTIFLGGPPLVKAATGEIVDAESLGGADVHTSISGVADHFAEDDAHALAIARDVVGNLNRVKRVPLAVAEPREPLYAAEEIYGIVPRDTRIPFDIRELIARIVDGSDFDEFKARYAKTLVTGFAHIHGYPVGIVANNGILFAESALKGAHFIELCNQRNVPLVFLQNITGFMVGRKYENAGIAKDGAKMVTAVACSHVPKFTVVTGGSFGAGNYAMCGRAYGARFLWMWPNARISVMGGEQAASVLATVRRDGLEAAGKTWSAEDEAAFKAPIREQYEAQGHPYYASARLWDDGVIDPADTRRVLGLAISASLNAPIEPGRFGVFRM
- a CDS encoding acetyl-CoA C-acyltransferase, producing MSDIVIVGARRTAIGSMLGQFTGVPTTTLGAAAIKAALDQAGVPAADVSEVIMGCVLPANLGQAPARQAAIAAGLSKSAACTTINKVCGSGMKAIMLGHDLIKAGSASIVVAGGMESMTNAPHMVSARPGLRYGDAKLVDHMAWDGLTNPYDGQSMGVFAEATADKLGFTREAQDAYTIESVKRAQAAIASGAFAEEIVPVKVATRKGEVEFATDEQPGKSDIAKIPTLKGAFRKDGTVTAASSSSISDGAAATVLMSADEAAKRGIKPLARIVAHSTHAQEPEWFTTAPVSAIRNLLAKTGWKVEDVDLFEVNEAFSVVAMAPMKELGVPHEKINVNGGATALGHPIGASGTRIVVTLLHALKARGGKRGIASLCIGGGEATAIAVELA
- a CDS encoding crosslink repair DNA glycosylase YcaQ family protein gives rise to the protein MFAASASPIRLTARQARLVHLAAQGLLARPPARPTRDDALAAIARMQLLQIDTIHVVARSPYLVLFSRLGAYPSEWLEHLLSDGAIFEAWAHEACFVPGRDHALHRAHREAEARTPHWSDRNALRMHAQQRAGMDRLLAHIREHGAVKAADFERRGPKSASGWWEWKDEKRWLEALFARGELMVARRERFQRVYDLAERVIARLPAQASFDTDVSRELVLRSVRALGIAQARWIADYFRTGRKHRDEDLDALVDSGELVRIAVDGWKAIGYVHCETLPLVEAARAGRLRPTHTTLLSPFDPVVWHRERASTMFGFDYTLECYTPAPRRHYGYFVLPILHRGALVGRLDAKAHRAEGLFEVHVVHLEPGVEADIALARPIAAAIRACADWHGTPRVKITRSDPRAFAPLLRSAL